From the genome of Carnobacterium viridans:
ACTAATACCTTTAACCACTTCTCATCTGATAAAACAGACTTATCAATTTCTTGATAATCTAATTGGATATGTTTATAAATAAATAGAATTGAAGACTTTTTAACCGTTTCTTTGATGACTCGATCAAGCGAAACTTGTACAAAGTCCAAATCAGAACCGCTTTGCTCTATTTTCAAATAATTCAATGCCATATGTGTATAGTTTTCAATCTGCACTAACTCTTGTTCCATTTGATGGCTAAATAGTGATTTAGTATCTCTTTGCATCAATAAGCTGATAGCTGAAATAGGTGTTTTGATTTGATGCAGCCACAAAGTAAAATAATCCATTTGAGACGCATTGCGTTGTAGACTCTTTTTTTTGATTTGCTGTATTTCTCCCATTAAATTTTCAATTTTAAGATGAAAAAAAGCTTCACTCGGATCATGATTCGATGATAGCTGCTTCAATGTTTCGAACGGATCCTTATCTAATCGTTCCAACAATCGAAAACGTTTGTAATACTTTGAAAATTTAAACAAAAAGAAACATCCGCCTATAAATAGCGAAAGTTCAATACTAAATACTAAAAAGTACAATGGCAATTGTCCTAATACATAAATAAAGCTAAACACACATAAGTTAAGTACGTATGCTAAAAAGAACGGATAATTAGCTTTTATAAACGCCTTGAGAACATCAATCACTTTATTAGTTGCTTTCAATAAAGTCATCATCCTTTTGTAGGCCATACCCATAGCCTTTTTTTGTAACAATAAATGAAGTTAAGTTCAATTCTGCCAGTTTTTTTCGTAGACGATTAATATTAACTGCTAATGTATTGTCATCAATGAATGAATCATTTTCCCATAATTTCATCATAATCGCTTCTCGGGAAACAAATGCTCCTTTTTGTAAAAATAAAACTTCTAAAATTTTCATTTCATTTTTTGTCAGTTCAACTTCTTGATCTTGATAGTGAATCTTTAATTCACTTATTTTTAAATAGACTTTCTGATAGCTTAAATAAGCATCATTTCCCGTAAAATCATACGTTCTGCGCAATAGCGCTTGTATCTTCGCTAATGCAACGGTTAAGTCAAAAGGTTTACTAATAAAGTCATCTGCTCCCATCTGAATAGCCATCACAATGTCCATTTGCTCACTTTGAGAAGAAATAAAAATAATTGGTACTTGTGAAATTTTGCGAATTTCTGTACACCAGTAATAGCCGTTAAAATAAGGTAGTTTAATATCGATTAAA
Proteins encoded in this window:
- a CDS encoding sensor histidine kinase, which codes for MKATNKVIDVLKAFIKANYPFFLAYVLNLCVFSFIYVLGQLPLYFLVFSIELSLFIGGCFFLFKFSKYYKRFRLLERLDKDPFETLKQLSSNHDPSEAFFHLKIENLMGEIQQIKKKSLQRNASQMDYFTLWLHQIKTPISAISLLMQRDTKSLFSHQMEQELVQIENYTHMALNYLKIEQSGSDLDFVQVSLDRVIKETVKKSSILFIYKHIQLDYQEIDKSVLSDEKWLKVLVEQIVSNSLKYTPEGGKIKIYMSPTTEDQLIIEDTGIGIRSEDLPRIFERGYSGFNGRIHEKSTGLGLFLSQEITKRLGHGMSIESTVGKGTKVMIDLARTSLIKEY
- a CDS encoding response regulator transcription factor; this encodes MVKIMIIEDDLVIASSLQEELTKWQYDAFHVTDFNGVMDTFTHEAPQLVLIDIKLPYFNGYYWCTEIRKISQVPIIFISSQSEQMDIVMAIQMGADDFISKPFDLTVALAKIQALLRRTYDFTGNDAYLSYQKVYLKISELKIHYQDQEVELTKNEMKILEVLFLQKGAFVSREAIMMKLWENDSFIDDNTLAVNINRLRKKLAELNLTSFIVTKKGYGYGLQKDDDFIESN